One genomic region from Rhizomicrobium palustre encodes:
- a CDS encoding YbjN domain-containing protein → MTVIHQEHTTSRPHPLDLLERTVEENGWAFERASADELNLSVAGRWSDHHFSFTWRDDLQSLHLSSAFDMRVKGETRLVDISSLLMFINARLWIGHFDLWPEDGTIVFRHAMIFPDAHASDSQMECLLNLALEACEHYYPAFQFVLWGGKTAQEAVAAAILECQGQA, encoded by the coding sequence ATGACCGTCATTCACCAAGAACATACAACTAGCCGCCCGCACCCGCTCGATCTGCTCGAGCGGACGGTGGAGGAGAATGGCTGGGCCTTCGAACGTGCGAGCGCGGACGAACTCAATCTCTCCGTCGCGGGACGCTGGTCTGATCATCATTTCAGCTTCACCTGGCGCGATGATCTGCAATCGCTGCATCTTTCGAGCGCCTTCGATATGCGCGTGAAGGGTGAGACGCGGCTGGTAGATATTTCCTCGCTGCTGATGTTCATCAACGCGCGGCTTTGGATCGGCCATTTTGACTTGTGGCCGGAAGACGGCACCATCGTTTTCCGCCACGCGATGATTTTCCCCGACGCCCATGCCTCGGATTCGCAAATGGAATGCCTGCTCAATTTGGCGCTGGAAGCCTGCGAGCATTATTACCCCGCCTTCCAATTCGTGCTCTGGGGTGGCAAGACGGCTCAGGAAGCGGTTGCCGCCGCGATCCTGGAATGCCAAGGCCAAGCGTAA
- the lgt gene encoding prolipoprotein diacylglyceryl transferase, which translates to MLTYPDLDPVAIQLGPFAVRWYALAYISGLLAGWWLLVKMLQQKSLWARPPFSSTSPATADDIGDLFVWTTLGVVVGGRLGYDLFYGIFYCGFWPDGRDCHGLPWAYVTNPLNLIAHWTPGGLHLFGFQIPIYIPQLLGMSFHGGLAGVVAAIVWFCKKRGLNMFSVGDAIASVAPIGLFTGRLANFINGELWGKETDSPIGMVFCNDTIRATYGRCLAGMNPRYPSQLIEAATEGVLLFLLLQLAIRKFRLHERPGMICGLFFLGYGLARAFSEFFRDSESMIYGWFSMGMLLSLPMWAAAAFFIWVAYKQPAWAKKQRSTP; encoded by the coding sequence ATGTTGACCTATCCCGATCTTGATCCCGTCGCCATTCAGCTCGGCCCCTTTGCCGTGCGCTGGTATGCCTTGGCTTATATATCTGGCCTGCTGGCGGGCTGGTGGCTTTTGGTCAAGATGCTGCAGCAAAAGAGTCTTTGGGCTCGCCCGCCATTTTCCAGCACCTCGCCTGCGACCGCTGACGACATCGGGGACCTCTTTGTTTGGACCACTCTGGGTGTGGTGGTGGGCGGACGGCTGGGCTACGACCTTTTCTATGGCATTTTCTATTGCGGCTTCTGGCCGGACGGGCGCGATTGCCATGGCCTTCCTTGGGCCTATGTCACAAATCCCCTGAACCTGATCGCGCATTGGACACCGGGCGGGCTGCATCTCTTTGGCTTTCAGATTCCGATCTATATCCCGCAGCTTCTCGGCATGAGCTTCCATGGCGGGCTGGCGGGCGTCGTCGCCGCGATTGTCTGGTTCTGCAAGAAGCGGGGGCTCAACATGTTTTCGGTGGGCGATGCCATCGCCTCGGTGGCGCCGATCGGACTTTTCACCGGCCGCCTCGCCAACTTCATCAATGGCGAGCTCTGGGGCAAGGAAACCGACTCGCCCATCGGCATGGTGTTCTGCAACGACACCATTCGCGCCACCTATGGAAGATGCCTTGCGGGCATGAATCCGCGCTATCCGAGCCAGCTCATCGAAGCGGCCACCGAAGGCGTGTTGCTGTTCCTGCTGCTGCAACTGGCTATTCGCAAATTCCGCCTGCATGAACGGCCCGGGATGATCTGCGGCCTCTTCTTCTTGGGCTACGGCCTGGCACGTGCCTTTTCCGAGTTCTTCCGGGATTCGGAATCGATGATCTATGGCTGGTTCAGTATGGGCATGCTGCTATCGCTCCCGATGTGGGCGGCTGCGGCCTTCTTCATTTGGGTTGCATACAAACAGCCCGCTTGGGCCAAAAAGCAAAGGAGCACGCCGTGA
- a CDS encoding ATP-binding protein translates to MSSYPTASVKAERGFRPGRFVKRFLPRGLFGRSLIIIVAPMVILQAIVSYVFFERDLDTTTRRMAKAAAADITLLVALEDTRKSPWRENLRELAAKQLRYDLRFEPGVHIPPPTRQHKSTIDKALDETIAQQIGEKRHFRTAPLPGKKFIAIDVEVHDGVLHAIVPRDRITVSSPDIFIVWMLGSSLILLAVAILFLRNQVRPIERLARAADAFGKGRAVPDFKPYGATEVRRAAQAFLTMRDRIERHVHQRTAMLAGVSHDLKTPLTRIRLQLAMMDETADTKALGEDIAEMERMLDDYLDFARGEGGEKSQRVDLSQLLRDAAIAAEKARPGPLELNVPEGVLLSVKPRALRRCVTNLIENALKYGRSASVSLDLEASFAQIHVDDEGKGIAPELREEAFRPFHRLDEGRNLQSGGVGLGLAIARDIARAHGGDLTLSDSPKGGLRATVRLPL, encoded by the coding sequence TGGCCGTTCGCTGATCATCATCGTAGCCCCGATGGTGATCTTGCAGGCTATCGTCTCTTACGTCTTTTTCGAACGCGACCTCGATACCACCACGCGCCGCATGGCCAAGGCCGCGGCAGCAGACATCACATTGTTGGTCGCGCTTGAGGATACCCGCAAAAGTCCGTGGCGGGAAAACTTGCGCGAGCTGGCTGCCAAGCAGCTTCGCTATGATTTGCGCTTCGAGCCGGGCGTACACATCCCGCCGCCGACGCGCCAACACAAATCCACCATCGATAAGGCGCTGGATGAAACCATTGCCCAGCAGATTGGCGAGAAGCGCCATTTCCGCACCGCGCCGCTGCCGGGCAAGAAATTCATCGCCATTGATGTGGAAGTGCATGACGGCGTTTTGCACGCCATCGTACCGCGCGACCGCATCACGGTCTCGAGCCCCGACATTTTCATTGTCTGGATGCTCGGCTCCTCGCTGATCCTGCTCGCGGTCGCGATCCTGTTCCTGCGCAATCAGGTCCGCCCCATCGAGCGGCTGGCGCGCGCCGCCGACGCATTCGGCAAAGGCCGCGCCGTCCCCGATTTCAAACCTTATGGCGCGACCGAAGTGCGCCGCGCCGCGCAAGCCTTCCTCACCATGCGCGATCGTATCGAGCGACATGTGCATCAACGCACCGCCATGCTCGCGGGCGTCAGCCACGATCTGAAAACTCCGCTCACCCGCATCCGCCTGCAACTCGCGATGATGGACGAGACGGCTGACACCAAAGCGCTTGGCGAAGACATCGCCGAGATGGAGCGCATGCTAGATGATTATCTCGATTTCGCCCGCGGCGAAGGCGGCGAGAAGAGCCAGCGCGTGGACTTGAGCCAGTTGCTGCGCGATGCCGCAATCGCCGCAGAAAAGGCGCGTCCCGGCCCCTTGGAGCTGAACGTGCCTGAAGGCGTGCTCTTATCGGTGAAGCCGCGGGCGTTGCGCCGCTGTGTCACCAACCTGATCGAGAACGCGCTGAAATATGGCCGCTCGGCGAGTGTCAGCCTCGATCTTGAAGCAAGCTTTGCGCAAATCCATGTCGATGATGAAGGCAAAGGCATCGCGCCGGAATTGCGCGAAGAAGCCTTCCGCCCCTTCCATCGTTTGGATGAGGGGAGAAACCTGCAAAGCGGTGGCGTGGGCTTAGGCCTTGCCATCGCGCGCGACATCGCCCGCGCCCATGGCGGCGATCTTACGCTCAGCGACAGCCCGAAAGGCGGCCTGCGCGCAACGGTGAGATTGCCGCTTTAG
- a CDS encoding accessory factor UbiK family protein, which yields MQTQNPFLDGLGRLATDAAGAAQGVRAEVEGFIKQRLEKMIADLDFVPRDEFEAVKAMALKALAENEALKARIAAVEAAQGGAKQNEAV from the coding sequence ATGCAGACTCAAAACCCCTTCCTCGACGGTCTTGGCCGTCTTGCCACCGATGCCGCTGGCGCCGCCCAAGGCGTGCGGGCCGAAGTGGAGGGCTTCATCAAGCAGCGCCTCGAGAAGATGATCGCCGATCTGGATTTCGTGCCGCGCGACGAGTTCGAAGCGGTCAAGGCGATGGCGCTGAAGGCGCTGGCCGAGAATGAGGCGCTGAAGGCACGGATCGCCGCAGTTGAGGCAGCTCAAGGCGGCGCGAAGCAGAACGAAGCAGTCTGA
- the proC gene encoding pyrroline-5-carboxylate reductase, whose protein sequence is MTTPILIIGAGKMGTALIRGWVKAGIGPITVVEPNPSETLKAVPGLNLVAGLDAVPGDAFRACVVALKPHILRAEAGKLKAIAEKGALMLSIAAGTPLSLLKNHWGEKAGVVRAMPNTPGSIGQGVTAIYAGAEIGSEDRAFAETLLSSIGLTLWVETETLLDAAMAISGCGPAYVFALVEAMAKAGVAAGLTEEAAAKLARATVTGGGALLNADPRPPADLIRDVATPGGTTQAALNVLQAEDGLGPLFVAAIKAAIARAEELAKS, encoded by the coding sequence ATGACCACTCCCATCCTTATTATTGGCGCGGGCAAAATGGGCACGGCCCTGATCCGCGGCTGGGTCAAGGCCGGGATCGGGCCGATCACCGTGGTCGAACCCAATCCGTCAGAAACCCTGAAGGCCGTGCCGGGGCTGAATCTTGTCGCCGGACTGGATGCTGTTCCCGGTGATGCGTTTCGCGCCTGCGTCGTGGCGCTGAAGCCGCATATCCTGCGGGCCGAAGCGGGCAAGTTGAAAGCCATCGCCGAAAAAGGCGCGCTGATGCTCTCCATCGCCGCAGGTACGCCATTGTCGCTGTTGAAAAATCATTGGGGCGAAAAAGCAGGCGTCGTGCGCGCCATGCCGAATACGCCGGGCTCGATTGGGCAAGGCGTCACCGCGATTTATGCCGGAGCCGAGATTGGCAGCGAGGATCGCGCCTTTGCCGAAACCTTGCTCTCGTCCATCGGTCTGACGCTCTGGGTCGAAACCGAAACCCTACTCGATGCGGCGATGGCGATTTCGGGCTGTGGCCCGGCTTATGTTTTCGCGCTGGTCGAAGCCATGGCGAAAGCGGGTGTCGCTGCTGGCCTGACGGAAGAAGCTGCTGCGAAACTCGCCCGCGCCACGGTGACCGGCGGCGGGGCTTTGCTCAATGCCGATCCGCGCCCGCCCGCCGATCTCATCCGCGATGTGGCAACGCCTGGCGGTACCACGCAAGCCGCGCTCAATGTGCTGCAAGCCGAAGATGGCCTTGGACCGCTTTTTGTAGCGGCTATCAAAGCCGCCATCGCCCGCGCCGAAGAACTCGCCAAAAGCTAA